A stretch of Palaemon carinicauda isolate YSFRI2023 chromosome 34, ASM3689809v2, whole genome shotgun sequence DNA encodes these proteins:
- the LOC137627084 gene encoding uncharacterized protein isoform X1 — protein MLFITTGTHLGRQQASISYSHSPVYIFGMSESIQRVQNDVEDAITLTTPSIFCSAAPQDEMSSEDENVLKYFIMLRPTGPTATILAKVCSALYSGGQQSVKDYCSNVLGITNKDYRRIFSLHERDALEAGTSWESFDITFLYKLLQQICGLAPSSDKRWAAPNPNEVDEIEHMLYLIKCERNFLAHEAVTLSDAELQERGKKLKQLLENILCKVSLRKKIDFSQEVKVTKMKIDEILNSTSKYSLQSYQQELEDLRQNIVKRLVANSQSELFPHYLDLWSSSLEQWFQVPVAEGNSGLQEAKIFTNVTIKDVDNTILSVEDIFLYRIKDGTPPKVLIIEGIAGIGKSYICKYILHKWASEKGDDINLLDIEIVIFIECHKVNSKSLREYLIEELLPKTCSTLRQEDVIPALQKCCVLFIVDGFDEAGSNARAILKELNTKFSNNRCIITCRPEFTEEAKSLMSTNRKEACIFFAKGFSDNQRKEYLRKILSIIKENVDDLESTIDRLYHRIQTLEHHLYTLLCLPLTLMMLVSLWLNDDDALSETTTVTRIHQQTVEMKIKQLAMRTQRKSGESRHISLIERTCQKWLKTLSKVAWDTLRCNTQILDKKCTDELIEEAENHSIDPMDALSCFMKCITLQKMFKTEYAWQFFHKSFQEYLTAFYISQNESILTNQMQGIFTKTGSEYPRNDLTPILKGGDIYESFSGSSKQKRANAIRSFLNSLSTCCRSRRYREEAKKTKKGERISCKNEYGLPINHSLIEMGGFLRPCAETIHVSTSEEDESPYSFVVIDTTKVDKLNTLQFLAAMETSKEDVNHESLRKLVTEYLEETSYGAWVQWATFIRECREHPIVCQVFNEVLNLKRIEIELIGQNISEDLKALEYILRKTKFQPDKCKLRFYRDKSLPEDLGHMLCTLELYSPVIPVDLLCNFDHCLGIQQLFNQMVKPEVLKVFIHGHFQERHMGDLISLLKYSHDKDANIELKVLIENTEDLRNLAHCCTTSPMPKDIKLTVWLYNGFVEMLTPLIQLFKSYRWQKPFSFGFCDVDMTTESIHDTQELLRKALHLSSVKLTKMELLVDAYAEYRMKNYEEMAQAIADDIPCGVVFESAADGDDVILVMEGVPQG, from the coding sequence GTATGCAGTGCATTATATAGTGGAGGACAGCAAAGTGTCAAAGACTACTGCAGTAATGTTCTAGGTATTACAAATAAAGACTACAGAAGAATATTTTCTCTGCATGAAAGGGATGCTTTAGAAGCGGGAACCAGCTGGGAATCCTTCGACATTACATTTCTGTATAAACTGCTGCAGCAGATATGTGGTCTCGCTCCAAGTTCAGATAAAAGGTGGGCCGCTCCAAATCCAAACGAAGTTGATGAGATTGAGCACATGCTGTACCTCATCAAATGCGAGAGAAACTTCTTAGCACATGAGGCTGTTACTCTGAGTGATGCTGAACTTCAAGAACGCGGGAAGAAGTTGAAGCAGCTCCTGGAAAACATATTGTGTAAGGTCAGCTTAAGGAAAAAGATTGACTTTTCACAGGAAGTGAAGGTCACTAAAATGAAAATAGACGAGATTCTCAATTCAACATCAAAATACTCTCTGCAGTCTTATCAACAGGAACTGGAAGACCTGAGGCAGAATATTGTGAAGAGATTGGTGGCCAACTCGCAGTCCGAGTTATTTCCGCATTACCTTGATCTATGGTCATCTTCTTTAGAGCAGTGGTTTCAGGTTCCAGTGGCTGAAGGCAACAGTGGCCTTCAGGAGGCCAAAATCTTCACGAATGTAACAATCAAAGATGTCGATAACACTATCCTGTCAGTGGAGGATATTTTCTTGTATCGCATCAAGGACGGCACACCTCCAAAGGTATTAATCATTGAAGGGATTGCAGGAATTGGAAAAAGCTACATCTGTAAATACATTCTTCATAAATGGGCCTCTGAAAAAGGAGATGATATAAATTTGCTGGATATTGAGATCGTAATATTCATCGAGTGCCACAAAGTTAATTCTAAATCCCTGCGGGAATACTTGATAGAAGAGCTGCTGCCTAAAACATGCAGCACTCTTCGACAGGAAGATGTGATCCCAGCCCTTCAGAAGTGTTGCGTGCTGTTCATTGTTGATGGTTTTGATGAAGCAGGATCAAATGCAAGGGCTATATTAAAAGAACTGAATACGAAATTTTCTAATAACAGATGTATTATAACTTGTAGACCTGAATTTACTGAGGAGGCTAAGAGCTTGATGTCAACAAACAGAAAAGAAGCTTGCATTTTCTTTGCAAAAGGTTTTAGCGATAATCAGCGCAAGGAATACCTAcgtaaaatattatcaataatcaaGGAAAATGTGGATGACCTCGAAAGCACTATCGATAGATTGTATCACAGAATACAGACACTAGAGCACCATTTGTATACCTTACTGTGTTTACCATTAACTCTGATGATGCTGGTGTCCCTATGGCTCAACGATGACGATGCTTTGTCAGAAACTACAACAGTAACGCGTATTCATCAGCAAACTGTTGAGATGAAGATTAAACAACTTGCTATGAGGACTCAGCGGAAGTCTGGAGAATCTCGCCATATTAGCCTGATTGAACGCACATGTCAAAAGTGGCTTAAGACCTTGAGTAAAGTGGCTTGGGATACTCTTAGATGCAATACACAGATATTGGATAAAAAATGCACAGATGAACTTATAGAAGAAGCAGAAAATCACAGCATAGATCCAATGGACGCTCTGTCTTGTTTTATGAAATGCATCACTTTACAAAAAATGTTCAAGACAGAGTATGCATGGCAATTTTTCCATAAAAGTTTCCAGGAATACCTCACTGCTTTCTACATAAGTCAAAATGAAAGTATACTAACAAATCAAATGCAAGGTATATTTACGAAAACAGGTTCCGAATATCCTCGTAATGACCTCACACCAATACTTAAAGGCGGTGACATTTATGAAAGTTTTAGTGGGAGTTCGAAACAAAAAAGAGCAAATGCTATACGAAGTTTCCTGAACAGTTTGAGTACATGTTGCAGATCTAGACGTTACAGAGAGGAAGCTAAGAAGACGAAGAAAGGAGAAAGAATATCCTGTAAAAATGAGTATGGCCTGCCAATAAATCATTCTTTAATTGAAATGGGTGGATTTTTACGGCCATGTGCTGAAACGATCCATGTTAGCACATCAGAGGAAGATGAATCTCCATATAGTTTTGTTGTTATTGATACTACCAAAGTTGATAAGCTGAATACATTACAGTTCTTGGCTGCTATGGAAACTTCAAAAGAGGACGTCAATCATGAGAGTCTGAGGAAACTTGTTACAGAATATCTGGAAGAAACATCTTATGGAGCATGGGTCCAGTGGGCTACATTTATCAGAGAGTGTCGTGAACATCCAATTGTCTGTCAAGTTTTTAATGAAGTTCTAAATCTTAAAAGAATTGAGATAGAATTGATAGGACAGAACATTAGTGAAGACCTTAAAGCATTAGAATATATACTAAGAAAAACCAAGTTCCAACCAGACAAATGTAAACTACGGTTTTATCGTGATAAATCTTTGCCAGAAGATTTGGGCCACATGCTGTGCACTTTGGAGTTATATTCGCCAGTAATTCCTGTTGATCTTTTGTGTAATTTTGATCATTGTTTAGGTATACAGCAACTTTTCAATCAGATGGTAAAGCCAGAAGTGTTAAAAGTATTTATACATGGACACTTTCAGGAAAGACATATGGGTGACCTAATTAGTTTGTTGAAATACTCTCATGACAAAGATGCAAATATCGAACTAAAAGTACTGATAGAAAACACCGAAGACCTCAGAAACTTAGCGCATTGTTGCACAACATCACCTATGCCCAAAGACATTAAACTTACTGTGTGGTTGTACAATGGTTTTGTAGAAATGCTGACACCTCTGATTCAGTTGTTCAAATCATACAGGTGGCAAAAACCATTTTCTTTCGGCTTCTGTGATGTGGATATGACGACAGAAAGTATTCACGACACACAAGAGTTGTTGAGGAAAGCTCTGCACCTGAGTTCGGTCAAGTTGACGAAAATGGAACTCCTAGTAGATGCCTATGCCGAATACCGCATGAAAAATTATGAAGAAATGGCCCAGGCAATTGCGGACGATATACCATGTGGTGTTGTGTTTGAAAGTGCAGCTGATGGTGATGATGtcattttagttatggaaggggtcCCACAGGGTTGA
- the LOC137627084 gene encoding uncharacterized protein isoform X2: protein MSESIQRVQNDVEDAITLTTPSIFCSAAPQDEMSSEDENVLKYFIMLRPTGPTATILAKVCSALYSGGQQSVKDYCSNVLGITNKDYRRIFSLHERDALEAGTSWESFDITFLYKLLQQICGLAPSSDKRWAAPNPNEVDEIEHMLYLIKCERNFLAHEAVTLSDAELQERGKKLKQLLENILCKVSLRKKIDFSQEVKVTKMKIDEILNSTSKYSLQSYQQELEDLRQNIVKRLVANSQSELFPHYLDLWSSSLEQWFQVPVAEGNSGLQEAKIFTNVTIKDVDNTILSVEDIFLYRIKDGTPPKVLIIEGIAGIGKSYICKYILHKWASEKGDDINLLDIEIVIFIECHKVNSKSLREYLIEELLPKTCSTLRQEDVIPALQKCCVLFIVDGFDEAGSNARAILKELNTKFSNNRCIITCRPEFTEEAKSLMSTNRKEACIFFAKGFSDNQRKEYLRKILSIIKENVDDLESTIDRLYHRIQTLEHHLYTLLCLPLTLMMLVSLWLNDDDALSETTTVTRIHQQTVEMKIKQLAMRTQRKSGESRHISLIERTCQKWLKTLSKVAWDTLRCNTQILDKKCTDELIEEAENHSIDPMDALSCFMKCITLQKMFKTEYAWQFFHKSFQEYLTAFYISQNESILTNQMQGIFTKTGSEYPRNDLTPILKGGDIYESFSGSSKQKRANAIRSFLNSLSTCCRSRRYREEAKKTKKGERISCKNEYGLPINHSLIEMGGFLRPCAETIHVSTSEEDESPYSFVVIDTTKVDKLNTLQFLAAMETSKEDVNHESLRKLVTEYLEETSYGAWVQWATFIRECREHPIVCQVFNEVLNLKRIEIELIGQNISEDLKALEYILRKTKFQPDKCKLRFYRDKSLPEDLGHMLCTLELYSPVIPVDLLCNFDHCLGIQQLFNQMVKPEVLKVFIHGHFQERHMGDLISLLKYSHDKDANIELKVLIENTEDLRNLAHCCTTSPMPKDIKLTVWLYNGFVEMLTPLIQLFKSYRWQKPFSFGFCDVDMTTESIHDTQELLRKALHLSSVKLTKMELLVDAYAEYRMKNYEEMAQAIADDIPCGVVFESAADGDDVILVMEGVPQG, encoded by the coding sequence GTATGCAGTGCATTATATAGTGGAGGACAGCAAAGTGTCAAAGACTACTGCAGTAATGTTCTAGGTATTACAAATAAAGACTACAGAAGAATATTTTCTCTGCATGAAAGGGATGCTTTAGAAGCGGGAACCAGCTGGGAATCCTTCGACATTACATTTCTGTATAAACTGCTGCAGCAGATATGTGGTCTCGCTCCAAGTTCAGATAAAAGGTGGGCCGCTCCAAATCCAAACGAAGTTGATGAGATTGAGCACATGCTGTACCTCATCAAATGCGAGAGAAACTTCTTAGCACATGAGGCTGTTACTCTGAGTGATGCTGAACTTCAAGAACGCGGGAAGAAGTTGAAGCAGCTCCTGGAAAACATATTGTGTAAGGTCAGCTTAAGGAAAAAGATTGACTTTTCACAGGAAGTGAAGGTCACTAAAATGAAAATAGACGAGATTCTCAATTCAACATCAAAATACTCTCTGCAGTCTTATCAACAGGAACTGGAAGACCTGAGGCAGAATATTGTGAAGAGATTGGTGGCCAACTCGCAGTCCGAGTTATTTCCGCATTACCTTGATCTATGGTCATCTTCTTTAGAGCAGTGGTTTCAGGTTCCAGTGGCTGAAGGCAACAGTGGCCTTCAGGAGGCCAAAATCTTCACGAATGTAACAATCAAAGATGTCGATAACACTATCCTGTCAGTGGAGGATATTTTCTTGTATCGCATCAAGGACGGCACACCTCCAAAGGTATTAATCATTGAAGGGATTGCAGGAATTGGAAAAAGCTACATCTGTAAATACATTCTTCATAAATGGGCCTCTGAAAAAGGAGATGATATAAATTTGCTGGATATTGAGATCGTAATATTCATCGAGTGCCACAAAGTTAATTCTAAATCCCTGCGGGAATACTTGATAGAAGAGCTGCTGCCTAAAACATGCAGCACTCTTCGACAGGAAGATGTGATCCCAGCCCTTCAGAAGTGTTGCGTGCTGTTCATTGTTGATGGTTTTGATGAAGCAGGATCAAATGCAAGGGCTATATTAAAAGAACTGAATACGAAATTTTCTAATAACAGATGTATTATAACTTGTAGACCTGAATTTACTGAGGAGGCTAAGAGCTTGATGTCAACAAACAGAAAAGAAGCTTGCATTTTCTTTGCAAAAGGTTTTAGCGATAATCAGCGCAAGGAATACCTAcgtaaaatattatcaataatcaaGGAAAATGTGGATGACCTCGAAAGCACTATCGATAGATTGTATCACAGAATACAGACACTAGAGCACCATTTGTATACCTTACTGTGTTTACCATTAACTCTGATGATGCTGGTGTCCCTATGGCTCAACGATGACGATGCTTTGTCAGAAACTACAACAGTAACGCGTATTCATCAGCAAACTGTTGAGATGAAGATTAAACAACTTGCTATGAGGACTCAGCGGAAGTCTGGAGAATCTCGCCATATTAGCCTGATTGAACGCACATGTCAAAAGTGGCTTAAGACCTTGAGTAAAGTGGCTTGGGATACTCTTAGATGCAATACACAGATATTGGATAAAAAATGCACAGATGAACTTATAGAAGAAGCAGAAAATCACAGCATAGATCCAATGGACGCTCTGTCTTGTTTTATGAAATGCATCACTTTACAAAAAATGTTCAAGACAGAGTATGCATGGCAATTTTTCCATAAAAGTTTCCAGGAATACCTCACTGCTTTCTACATAAGTCAAAATGAAAGTATACTAACAAATCAAATGCAAGGTATATTTACGAAAACAGGTTCCGAATATCCTCGTAATGACCTCACACCAATACTTAAAGGCGGTGACATTTATGAAAGTTTTAGTGGGAGTTCGAAACAAAAAAGAGCAAATGCTATACGAAGTTTCCTGAACAGTTTGAGTACATGTTGCAGATCTAGACGTTACAGAGAGGAAGCTAAGAAGACGAAGAAAGGAGAAAGAATATCCTGTAAAAATGAGTATGGCCTGCCAATAAATCATTCTTTAATTGAAATGGGTGGATTTTTACGGCCATGTGCTGAAACGATCCATGTTAGCACATCAGAGGAAGATGAATCTCCATATAGTTTTGTTGTTATTGATACTACCAAAGTTGATAAGCTGAATACATTACAGTTCTTGGCTGCTATGGAAACTTCAAAAGAGGACGTCAATCATGAGAGTCTGAGGAAACTTGTTACAGAATATCTGGAAGAAACATCTTATGGAGCATGGGTCCAGTGGGCTACATTTATCAGAGAGTGTCGTGAACATCCAATTGTCTGTCAAGTTTTTAATGAAGTTCTAAATCTTAAAAGAATTGAGATAGAATTGATAGGACAGAACATTAGTGAAGACCTTAAAGCATTAGAATATATACTAAGAAAAACCAAGTTCCAACCAGACAAATGTAAACTACGGTTTTATCGTGATAAATCTTTGCCAGAAGATTTGGGCCACATGCTGTGCACTTTGGAGTTATATTCGCCAGTAATTCCTGTTGATCTTTTGTGTAATTTTGATCATTGTTTAGGTATACAGCAACTTTTCAATCAGATGGTAAAGCCAGAAGTGTTAAAAGTATTTATACATGGACACTTTCAGGAAAGACATATGGGTGACCTAATTAGTTTGTTGAAATACTCTCATGACAAAGATGCAAATATCGAACTAAAAGTACTGATAGAAAACACCGAAGACCTCAGAAACTTAGCGCATTGTTGCACAACATCACCTATGCCCAAAGACATTAAACTTACTGTGTGGTTGTACAATGGTTTTGTAGAAATGCTGACACCTCTGATTCAGTTGTTCAAATCATACAGGTGGCAAAAACCATTTTCTTTCGGCTTCTGTGATGTGGATATGACGACAGAAAGTATTCACGACACACAAGAGTTGTTGAGGAAAGCTCTGCACCTGAGTTCGGTCAAGTTGACGAAAATGGAACTCCTAGTAGATGCCTATGCCGAATACCGCATGAAAAATTATGAAGAAATGGCCCAGGCAATTGCGGACGATATACCATGTGGTGTTGTGTTTGAAAGTGCAGCTGATGGTGATGATGtcattttagttatggaaggggtcCCACAGGGTTGA